A genomic stretch from Bordetella sp. N includes:
- a CDS encoding 3-oxoacid CoA-transferase subunit A → MIDKRMKSIADAVAGIKDGDVLLVGGFGTSGRPAELMQGVLELGARDLTIVANNATIGQDVVGDLMRAGRIRKMVCSFPRGLQGKTIFDELYAAGKIELELVPQGTLAERIRAGAAGIGGFFTRTGAGTRLAEGKETRNIDGQEYVFEKPLRGDAALIKALKGDRWGNLVYHRGARINNPVMAGAAPLAIAQVSEVVELGALDPEHIVTPANFIDRLVEVRP, encoded by the coding sequence ATGATAGACAAACGTATGAAGTCCATCGCCGACGCGGTGGCCGGCATCAAGGATGGCGATGTGCTGCTGGTGGGCGGCTTCGGGACATCGGGGCGGCCGGCGGAGCTGATGCAAGGCGTGCTGGAACTTGGCGCGCGCGACCTGACCATCGTTGCCAATAACGCCACCATCGGCCAGGACGTCGTCGGCGACCTGATGCGCGCCGGACGCATCCGCAAGATGGTGTGCTCCTTCCCGCGCGGTTTGCAGGGCAAGACCATCTTCGACGAACTCTATGCCGCCGGCAAGATCGAGCTGGAGCTGGTGCCGCAAGGCACCCTGGCCGAACGCATCCGTGCCGGCGCCGCCGGCATCGGCGGGTTCTTCACGCGGACCGGGGCCGGCACACGGCTGGCGGAAGGCAAGGAGACCCGCAATATAGACGGGCAGGAGTATGTCTTCGAGAAACCCCTGCGCGGCGATGCTGCCCTGATCAAGGCGCTGAAGGGCGACCGCTGGGGCAATCTGGTCTATCACCGTGGTGCGCGCATCAACAATCCCGTCATGGCCGGCGCGGCGCCCCTGGCCATCGCCCAGGTCAGCGAGGTCGTCGAACTGGGCGCCCTCGATCCGGAGCATATCGTGACACCCGCCAATTTCATCGACCGTCTGGTGGAGGTACGGCCATGA
- a CDS encoding enoyl-CoA hydratase-related protein, whose amino-acid sequence MNQNETRSTTASGDDAGASQDLLQTRDGRLLVLTLNRPERRNALSPALYAALLAALRAAADDDDVGAVVLTGAGNAFCAGGDVARMNANANAAANTDSALSFEQKMAGLRQRTGICELLHTMPKPTIAMLRGPAVGAGLSLALACDLRYGDDTTRLRTGFINVGLSGDFGGHYFLPRLVGMAKARELYLTSPMLDAQTALGLGLLNDLFEPAALHDAVLDVARRLAHGPRTAIAHMKANLNDAAHLPLAQMLDRECWRHVRCAETADHREAVAAFVEKRSPRFA is encoded by the coding sequence AAAACGAGACGCGGAGCACGACCGCGAGTGGGGACGATGCCGGCGCATCGCAAGATCTTCTGCAAACGCGGGATGGGCGCCTTTTGGTCCTTACCCTCAATCGTCCTGAACGGCGCAACGCGCTGAGCCCGGCGCTGTACGCCGCGTTGCTGGCGGCCCTGCGCGCGGCCGCTGACGATGACGACGTGGGTGCCGTAGTGCTGACCGGCGCGGGCAACGCGTTTTGCGCCGGCGGCGACGTGGCGCGGATGAATGCCAATGCCAATGCGGCTGCAAATACGGATTCCGCGCTGTCCTTCGAACAGAAAATGGCGGGCCTGCGCCAGCGCACGGGTATCTGCGAGTTGCTGCACACCATGCCCAAGCCCACCATCGCGATGCTGCGCGGCCCCGCCGTGGGCGCCGGCCTTAGCCTGGCGCTGGCTTGCGACCTGCGCTACGGGGACGACACGACCCGCCTGCGCACCGGCTTCATCAATGTGGGCCTGTCGGGCGATTTCGGCGGCCATTACTTTCTGCCGCGCCTGGTCGGCATGGCCAAGGCGCGCGAGTTGTACCTGACCTCGCCCATGCTGGACGCGCAAACCGCACTGGGCCTGGGTTTGCTCAACGACCTGTTCGAACCCGCGGCGTTGCACGATGCCGTTCTGGATGTCGCCAGGCGCCTGGCCCATGGTCCGCGTACCGCCATCGCCCACATGAAAGCCAATTTGAATGACGCGGCGCATCTGCCCTTGGCGCAGATGCTGGACCGCGAGTGCTGGCGCCACGTACGTTGCGCGGAAACGGCCGATCACCGCGAGGCCGTCGCGGCCTTCGTCGAAAAGCGTTCCCCGCGTTTCGCCTGA
- a CDS encoding SDR family oxidoreductase: protein MTQLCEGRVVIVTGAGRGIGREYALQLAAHGAKVVVNDLGVSRDGMGQDQSASQSVVDEIRAAGGEAIANGDDVADWNGARNMVESTVAHYGALHALVNNAGILRDRMLVNMEESEWDAVINVHLKGTFATAHHAAVHWRSLQKLSGEAVDARIINTSSSSGLYGNIGQTNYGAAKAGIAALTIIAARELKRYGVTVNAISPHAQTRMTENLRERTEAEIAARHPRWIAPVVVWLASRASADVTGRVFEVGGGHLSVMEGWHRGPEAEPMDDPERIGPVLLDLARRARRNADMKGHDLD, encoded by the coding sequence ATGACCCAATTATGTGAGGGCCGCGTCGTCATCGTGACGGGCGCCGGCCGCGGTATCGGCCGGGAGTACGCACTACAGCTGGCGGCGCACGGCGCCAAGGTGGTGGTCAATGATCTGGGAGTATCGCGTGACGGCATGGGCCAGGACCAGTCCGCCTCGCAGTCCGTGGTCGACGAGATCCGCGCCGCCGGCGGCGAGGCCATCGCCAACGGTGACGACGTGGCGGACTGGAACGGCGCGCGCAATATGGTCGAGAGCACCGTCGCCCATTACGGCGCCCTGCATGCGCTGGTGAACAATGCGGGCATCCTGCGCGACCGCATGCTGGTGAATATGGAAGAAAGCGAATGGGACGCCGTGATCAACGTGCATCTAAAGGGCACGTTCGCGACGGCGCATCACGCGGCCGTCCATTGGCGCAGCCTGCAGAAGCTGTCCGGCGAAGCGGTCGACGCGCGCATCATCAACACTTCGTCGTCGTCCGGGCTCTACGGCAATATCGGCCAGACGAACTACGGCGCGGCCAAGGCCGGCATCGCGGCACTGACCATCATCGCGGCGCGTGAGCTTAAACGCTATGGCGTGACGGTCAACGCCATCTCGCCCCATGCGCAGACCCGCATGACGGAAAACCTGCGCGAGCGCACGGAAGCGGAAATCGCCGCGCGCCATCCCCGCTGGATTGCTCCGGTGGTCGTCTGGCTGGCCAGCCGCGCCAGCGCGGACGTGACGGGTCGCGTCTTCGAGGTGGGCGGCGGCCATCTGTCGGTCATGGAAGGCTGGCACCGCGGGCCGGAAGCCGAACCGATGGACGATCCGGAGCGCATCGGTCCGGTATTGCTGGACCTGGCGCGGCGGGCCCGCCGCAACGCCGATATGAAAGGCCACGATCTGGACTGA